The following proteins come from a genomic window of Cervus canadensis isolate Bull #8, Minnesota chromosome 20, ASM1932006v1, whole genome shotgun sequence:
- the LOC122422713 gene encoding uncharacterized protein LOC122422713 — translation MEILINNKAPEGFSVALAPAWAPPHPTPTNFCLPLALYFNGLAAEGGGGEGYLSGKQERRKSSRLLPANPEAGTLSNAALPGIHQPRLRRRRRRRRSQHQLLSVGWSEQRRGTAAGTLAEDALGSSPDHIVGEQPLPLPAGGVGGGGRPELGLPLSQVLARPCHSRLPEKRRKRARIERLDGGGHAGSRRLCALGAAGAEGAAAAGPGALSLCAPGRPKSDAPLRVPPRPLPLPLPLRLRLPLLKEDSAQPNS, via the exons ATGGAAATTCTGATTAATAATAAG GCACCAGAAGGGTTTTCAGTGGCGTTGGCACCCGCGTGGgcgccccctcaccccacccccaccaacttCTGCCTGCCTCTAGCCCTTTATTTCAACGGACTTGCTGCGgaggggggtggcggggagggatATCTCTCTGGGAAG caagagagaagaaagagcagCCGGCTCCTACCAGCAAACCCGGAGGCGGGGACGCTAAGCAATGCGGCACTCCCTGGCATCCATCAGCCGCGGCttcggaggcggcggcggcggcggcgatcGCAGCATCAACTCCTCTCGGTGGGATGGAGCGAGCAGAGAAGAGGGACGGCAGCGGGGACCCTGGCAGAAGACGCACTGGGGAGCAGCCCTGACCACATCGTCGGCGAGCAGCCGCTTCCTCTCCCcgcgggaggggtggggggtggggggagaccaGAGCTAGGGCTCCCGCTGTCCCAGGTCCTCGCCCGGCCCTGCCATTCTCGCCTGCCGGAGAAGAGAAGGAAGCGAGCGAGAATCGAACGCCTGGATGGAGGAGGCCACGCGGGCAGCCGCCGCCTTTGTGCGCTCGGAGCCGCTGGGGCCGAGGGTGCGGCTGCTGCGGGCCCGGGGGCCCTCAGCCTGTGCGCGCCCGGGCGGCCGAAGTCAGACGCGCCCCTCCGGGTGCCGCCGCGGCCCctgccgctgccgctgccgctgcGGCTCCGGCTGCCGCTGCTAAAAGAGGACTCGGCTCAGCCCAACTCCTAA